In Phyllostomus discolor isolate MPI-MPIP mPhyDis1 chromosome 3, mPhyDis1.pri.v3, whole genome shotgun sequence, a single genomic region encodes these proteins:
- the LOC118499649 gene encoding olfactory receptor 1J4-like, whose translation MRPENQSSMSEFLLLGLPILPEHQGVFFTLFLGMYLTTVLGNLLIILLIRPDPRLHTPMYFFLSHLAFSDISLSSVTVPKMLMNMQTHHFFISYPGCISQLCLYIFFGCVDNLPLAVMAYDRYVAICHPLHYNTIMREELCVLLVSASWITSCAHALLHTVLLVRLSFCANNVITHFFCDLSVLLKLSCSDISLNELVIFIEGGMILFLPLVIILGSYIRIGTIILKAPSTRRLLKAFSTCGSHLFVVSLFYGTLIGVYFFTSSWDSKDIIASVMYTVVTPMLNPFIYSLRNRDVKQALEYLPTGLKKLIYQ comes from the coding sequence atgaggcctgagaaccagagcagCATGTCTGagttcctcctcctggggctgcccatcCTGCCAGAGCACCAGGGTGTGTTCTTCACCCTGTTCCTGGGCATGTACCTGACCACGGTGCTGGgcaacctgctcatcatcctgctCATCAGGCCGGACCCTCGCCTGCACacgcccatgtacttcttcctcagtcACTTGGccttctctgacatttctctgtcATCTGTCACTGTCCCTAAAATGCTGATGAACATGCAGACTCAtcacttcttcatttcctacccAGGGTGTATTTCTCAgttgtgtttatatatattttttggttgtGTTGATAACCTTCCTCTGGCAGTGATGGCATATGACCGGTACGTGGCCATCTGTCACCCTCTACACTATAACACCATCATGAGGGAGGAGTTGTGTGTGCTGCTGGTGAGTGCCTCATGGATTACTTCATGTGCCCATGCACTGTTGCACACTGTTCTCTTGGTCCGACTCTCCTTCTGTGCCAACAATGTCATCACccacttcttctgtgacctcAGTGTGCTACTGAAGCTCAGCTGCTCAGACATCTCCCTCAATGAGTTGGTCATCTTCATTGAGGGAGGAATGATTTTATTCTTGCCTTTGGTTATTATTTTGGGCTCATATATCCGTATAGGGACCATCATCCTGAAGGCTCCCTCTACTAGGAGACTCTTGAAAGCTTTTTCTACCTGTGGCTCCCAtctctttgtggtgtctttattcTATGGGACACTTATAGGTGTTTACTTTTTTACCTCATCATGGGATTCCAAAGACATAATTGCTTCAGTCATGTATACGGTAGTtacccccatgctgaaccccttcataTATAGCCTGAGGAACAGAGATGTAAAGCAGGCCTTAGAATATTTGCCAACAGGATTGAAGAAGTTAATATATCAATGA
- the LOC114491021 gene encoding olfactory receptor 1J4-like has product MRPENQSSVCEFLLLGLPIRPGHQGVFFALFLGMYLTTVLGNLLIILLIRLDPRLHTPMYFFLSHLAFSDISLSSVTVPKMLMDMHTQQQSIPYVGCISQLYFFLIFVTLDNFLLAMMAYDRYVAICHPLHYNTIMREELCVLLVAGSWIISCGCALLHTILMVQLSFCASNVITHFFCDLTVLLKLSCSDISLNELVILTEGGMITSLSLAIVLGSYICIGTIILKAPSTKRVLKAFSTCGSHLLVVSLFYGTLAVVYFLSSSWDSKNITASVMYTVVTPMLNPFIYSLRNRDVKQALEYLSTGLKKLVCQ; this is encoded by the coding sequence atgaggcctgagaaccagagcagCGTGTGTGagttcctcctcctggggctccccATAAGGCCAGGGCACCAGGGTGTGTTCTTCGCCCTGTTCCTGGGCATGTACCTGACCACGGTGCTGGgcaacctgctcatcatcctgctCATCAGGCTGGACCCCCGCCTGCACacgcccatgtacttcttcctcagccacttggccttctctgacatttctttGTCATCTGTCACTGTCCCTAAGATGCTAAtggacatgcacacacagcaACAATCCATCCCCTATGTGGGATGCAtttctcagttgtattttttcttaatttttgttactCTTGACAATTTTCTTCTTGCTATGATGGCATATGACAGgtatgtggccatctgtcaccCTCTACACTATAACACCATCATGAGGGAGGAGTTGTGTGTGCTGCTGGTGGCTGGTTCCTGGATCATCTCCTGTGGCTGTGCCCTCTTGCACACCATCCTGATGGTGCAACTCTCCTTCTGTGCCAGCAATGTTATCACccacttcttctgtgacctcACTGTTCTCTTGAAGCTCAGCTGCTCAGACATCTCCCTCAATGAGCTGGTCATTCTCACCGAGGGAGGAATGATTACATCCTTGTCTTTGGCTATTGTTCTGGGCTCATATATCTGTATAGGGACCATCATCCTGAAGGCTCCCTCCACCAAGAGAGTGTTGAAAGCTTTTTCTACCTGTGGCTCCCATCTCCTTGTGGTATCTTTATTCTATGGGACACTTGCTGTTGTTTACTTTTTGTCCTCGTCATGGGATTCCAAAAACATAACTGCTTCGGTCATGTATACAGTAGTtacccccatgctgaaccccttcatctacagtctgaggaacagaGATGTAAAGCAGGCATTAGAATATTTGTCAACAGGGTTAAAAAAGTTAGTATGTCAATGA